The following proteins come from a genomic window of Paenibacillus sp. CAA11:
- a CDS encoding DUF817 domain-containing protein: protein MKRKLWHALQQLVRFGWQQALSCVFPVVIFASLALTKLIPLPWLHRYDWLLIICLAMQVGMLRSGLETRDELKVITVFHLIGLALEMFKVHMGSWSYPEEGWTKINGVPLYSGFMYASVASYLCQAWRRLKVDLVHMPPIWLVVPLAASIYLNFFTHHYWIDIRWWLSALVVIVFWRTWVTYEVGQRCYKMPLALSFVLIGFFIWIAENVATFFNAWEYPDQSETWHFVHFSKVGSWLLLVIVSFLIVAALKQVKRQRPPG from the coding sequence ATGAAAAGAAAACTCTGGCACGCCCTGCAGCAGCTGGTTCGCTTCGGCTGGCAGCAGGCGCTGTCCTGCGTATTTCCCGTAGTGATCTTTGCCTCACTGGCGCTGACCAAGCTGATCCCCCTTCCATGGCTGCACCGTTATGACTGGCTGCTAATCATCTGTCTGGCCATGCAGGTAGGTATGCTGCGCTCCGGGCTTGAGACTCGTGACGAACTGAAGGTGATCACCGTCTTTCACCTCATCGGCTTGGCCCTGGAAATGTTCAAGGTTCACATGGGATCTTGGTCTTACCCGGAGGAGGGCTGGACCAAGATTAACGGAGTCCCTCTCTACAGCGGATTCATGTATGCCAGTGTGGCCAGTTACTTGTGCCAGGCCTGGCGGCGTCTCAAGGTAGATCTTGTTCACATGCCTCCGATCTGGCTCGTTGTCCCGCTGGCGGCTTCCATCTACCTGAATTTCTTCACCCACCATTACTGGATCGACATCCGCTGGTGGCTGTCCGCCCTGGTGGTGATCGTATTCTGGCGAACATGGGTCACCTATGAGGTGGGCCAGCGCTGCTACAAGATGCCGCTTGCCCTCTCCTTCGTGCTGATCGGCTTCTTCATCTGGATTGCGGAGAATGTCGCTACCTTCTTCAACGCATGGGAGTACCCGGATCAATCTGAAACTTGGCATTTTGTCCATTTCAGTAAGGTCGGCTCCTGGCTTCTGCTTGTCATCGTTAGCTTTCTAATCGTTGCCGCGTTGAAGCAGGTTAAGAGGCAGCGGCCTCCCGGCTGA
- a CDS encoding 5-methyltetrahydropteroyltriglutamate--homocysteine S-methyltransferase gives MSTQAEPKHRTVTPFRYDIVGSFLRPRELKEARLKFQNGEITAEQLKEVENAEIVKLVQKQKEVGLQAVTDGEFRRSWWHLDFFWGLDGVKRTIIDQGYRFNGAESRPETARLTGKIGYSSHPFVSHYTFLKGAAGEGVVARQSIPAAAQFLFELDRAENQDSTKAIYPDREELLSDIVKAYKAVILALYDAGCRSLQIDDCTWGALCDEQFMAIMEKAGVSVAEYAKEFAKLNEAVVSGLPDDLVVTTHVCRGNYVSTYAGVGGGYEPIAQTLLSIDNYSGFYLEFDTERAGDFKPLRFLKDNQQVVLGLFSSKFGELENKEDILKRIEEAKQYVDLNRICLSPQCGFASTEEGNHLTEEQQWRKIAFIKEIAEEIWK, from the coding sequence ATGAGCACACAAGCCGAACCTAAACATCGCACCGTTACTCCGTTTCGATATGATATCGTTGGCAGCTTTTTGCGTCCTCGCGAGCTGAAAGAGGCTAGATTGAAATTCCAGAATGGCGAAATTACCGCCGAACAATTGAAAGAAGTAGAGAACGCAGAAATCGTTAAGCTTGTCCAGAAGCAAAAAGAGGTTGGCCTTCAAGCTGTAACGGACGGCGAATTCCGCCGCTCCTGGTGGCACCTCGACTTTTTCTGGGGACTGGATGGGGTGAAGCGGACCATCATTGATCAAGGCTACCGGTTCAACGGCGCGGAGTCGAGACCTGAGACAGCCCGCCTGACTGGCAAAATCGGCTACAGCAGCCATCCGTTCGTATCGCATTATACCTTTTTAAAAGGAGCTGCAGGCGAGGGCGTTGTTGCACGCCAGTCAATTCCTGCGGCGGCACAGTTCCTCTTTGAACTGGACCGGGCCGAGAACCAGGATAGCACAAAGGCGATCTACCCGGATCGGGAAGAGCTTCTGTCGGATATCGTCAAAGCGTACAAAGCCGTAATTCTTGCCCTCTATGATGCAGGCTGCCGCAGCCTCCAAATTGATGATTGCACATGGGGAGCGCTGTGCGACGAGCAGTTCATGGCTATTATGGAGAAGGCCGGTGTAAGTGTAGCCGAATACGCGAAGGAGTTCGCGAAGCTGAATGAGGCGGTTGTATCCGGATTGCCGGACGATCTTGTTGTCACGACACATGTATGCCGAGGCAACTATGTTTCCACTTATGCAGGGGTAGGCGGAGGCTATGAGCCGATCGCACAGACGCTTCTGAGCATCGATAACTACTCCGGCTTCTATCTGGAGTTTGATACCGAACGGGCCGGCGATTTCAAGCCGCTCCGCTTCCTGAAGGACAATCAGCAGGTTGTGCTCGGTCTGTTCTCTTCCAAATTTGGCGAATTGGAGAACAAGGAAGATATTCTGAAGCGCATCGAGGAAGCGAAGCAATACGTTGATCTGAACCGGATTTGCCTGAGCCCGCAGTGCGGTTTTGCTTCCACGGAAGAAGGCAACCACCTGACTGAGGAGCAGCAATGGCGCAAAATTGCTTTTATTAAGGAAATTGCTGAAGAGATCTGGAAATAA
- a CDS encoding ABC transporter ATP-binding protein gives MELTLEDISKRFTGFTAVDGVSARMHTGVYGLLGANGAGKTTLMRMICGILNPTSGRVSLDGQDIAALGERYRNLLGYLPQDFGYYPNFSAEEFLLYVAALKGLSNTAAKRKSRELLEQVALTESARKKIRTFSGGMKQRLGIAQALLNDPRILVLDEPTAGLDPKERVRFRNMIANLAKDKIILLSTHIVPDVESIADQILIMKKGRFLMSGTAQELTSSMVGCVWNYRLTPDEVERVGGDVVISNLKHDGPYVELRVISASQPAADATPAVPTLEDLYLYHFSDSAVPSLGQREAHL, from the coding sequence TTGGAACTCACACTTGAAGATATCAGCAAACGATTTACCGGCTTCACTGCCGTTGACGGCGTATCCGCCCGAATGCACACAGGAGTCTATGGCCTGCTCGGCGCTAATGGAGCGGGGAAGACCACGCTCATGCGCATGATATGCGGCATTCTGAATCCGACGTCCGGACGGGTAAGCCTGGACGGACAGGACATTGCCGCGCTTGGTGAACGATACCGGAACCTGCTCGGGTATCTGCCTCAAGATTTCGGGTATTATCCCAATTTCTCTGCCGAGGAATTCCTGCTATATGTCGCAGCCCTCAAGGGACTGTCAAACACCGCAGCCAAACGCAAGAGCCGGGAGCTACTGGAACAGGTAGCCTTGACGGAGTCGGCCCGCAAGAAAATCCGCACCTTCTCCGGCGGCATGAAACAGCGCCTCGGCATCGCCCAGGCGCTGCTGAATGATCCCCGCATCCTCGTGCTGGACGAACCGACAGCCGGACTTGATCCGAAGGAACGGGTTCGCTTCCGCAACATGATCGCCAATCTGGCGAAGGATAAGATTATTCTTCTCTCCACGCATATCGTACCCGATGTCGAATCCATCGCCGATCAGATCCTCATCATGAAGAAAGGCCGCTTCCTCATGAGCGGTACCGCACAGGAATTAACCTCCTCAATGGTAGGTTGCGTCTGGAACTACCGACTTACACCAGACGAAGTGGAGCGGGTAGGAGGCGACGTTGTGATCAGTAATCTGAAGCATGACGGCCCCTATGTCGAACTGCGTGTTATCTCGGCTTCGCAGCCTGCGGCAGATGCAACGCCTGCCGTCCCTACCCTGGAAGATCTGTACTTGTATCATTTCAGCGACTCTGCCGTTCCATCTCTTGGACAGAGGGAGGCTCACTTATGA
- a CDS encoding RNA polymerase sigma factor yields the protein MSFAQLYQVEGEEPLDDAELLKRIHDGDLEALNQLIERHYDSISRYCYWKTANAALAQDLTQETFYRFFRSLDRYIHTGKCRAYLYTIARRLVSDARKGLPQIALDQIAETALGTAPSAEETAERDWQSRELVRWLTHLPDELQEAVILRYSYGLRFREIADITGVTLYTAQYRVKRGLAALKKIMHKEEES from the coding sequence TTGAGCTTTGCCCAGTTATACCAAGTGGAAGGAGAAGAACCCTTGGACGATGCCGAACTGCTCAAACGGATTCATGACGGGGACTTGGAAGCACTGAACCAATTGATCGAACGCCATTATGACAGCATCAGTCGGTACTGCTATTGGAAAACCGCTAATGCGGCATTGGCGCAGGATCTCACTCAGGAAACATTCTATCGTTTCTTTCGTTCCCTGGATCGCTACATCCATACCGGCAAATGCCGGGCCTATCTGTATACGATTGCCCGCAGGCTCGTGAGCGATGCCCGCAAGGGACTGCCCCAGATCGCGCTGGACCAAATCGCCGAGACGGCTCTCGGAACAGCGCCTTCAGCCGAGGAAACGGCAGAACGGGATTGGCAGAGCCGTGAGCTCGTGCGGTGGCTGACCCATCTACCGGACGAGCTGCAGGAAGCGGTCATCCTGCGCTATAGCTACGGGCTGCGCTTCCGAGAAATTGCCGACATTACGGGCGTAACCCTCTACACCGCGCAATACCGAGTGAAGCGTGGACTGGCCGCCCTGAAGAAGATCATGCACAAGGAGGAAGAATCCTAA
- a CDS encoding aminotransferase-like domain-containing protein, which translates to MNYHFADRTRNFTSSAVRDILAVTQQGNVISFAGGLPSEEFFPVEQVRLAYEKVFASGTGALQYGVTEGFLPLRGLLQERMKTKGIHSDPEAIMMTTGSQQAIDLFSKIMLSPNDIVLTEDPTYLAALQVFKAYEGQVYSVQGDEYGMDPQDLEHKIQTLKPKFIYVVPTFSNPEGKVWSLERRTALVELAKKYNVLVFEDDPYGEIQFDEGETYPSLASLDQERTHVLYTSTFSKTVVPALRCGWITGPKEVIGMMAQAKQSSDLHSSSIDQQALYFLMRDFDLNSHIALLRREYYQRMIVMRDYLNNLEGFSFTEPKGGMFFWVKADKQLDMTGLLPEAVRHGVAYVPGAPFYVANPQENTFRLNFTHSTPDKLKLGMMRLSEVLGNVGK; encoded by the coding sequence GTGAATTATCATTTTGCAGACAGAACTAGAAATTTTACATCTTCAGCCGTTCGAGATATTTTAGCTGTGACTCAGCAAGGAAATGTCATTTCTTTTGCCGGCGGGCTTCCTTCTGAGGAATTCTTTCCTGTAGAACAAGTTCGGTTAGCTTATGAGAAGGTCTTTGCATCGGGTACGGGTGCATTGCAATATGGGGTTACGGAGGGTTTTCTGCCCCTGCGTGGCTTGCTCCAAGAAAGAATGAAGACGAAGGGGATTCACTCTGATCCGGAAGCCATCATGATGACGACAGGATCGCAGCAGGCGATCGACCTTTTTAGTAAAATCATGCTTTCACCTAATGATATCGTGCTGACTGAAGACCCTACTTATCTAGCAGCCTTGCAGGTATTTAAAGCCTATGAAGGACAGGTATACTCTGTTCAAGGGGACGAATACGGCATGGATCCGCAGGATTTAGAACATAAAATTCAGACGTTGAAGCCCAAATTCATCTATGTGGTTCCTACTTTTTCGAATCCTGAAGGTAAGGTGTGGAGTCTGGAGCGCAGAACAGCCTTAGTTGAATTGGCCAAAAAATATAACGTTCTGGTTTTTGAGGATGACCCGTATGGTGAAATTCAGTTCGACGAGGGGGAAACCTACCCATCCCTTGCCAGCTTGGATCAGGAACGAACTCATGTATTGTACACAAGTACATTTTCTAAAACCGTGGTTCCCGCTCTTCGCTGTGGTTGGATCACAGGGCCTAAAGAGGTTATCGGCATGATGGCGCAGGCCAAGCAATCATCTGATCTTCATTCAAGTTCTATAGATCAGCAAGCTCTATATTTTCTGATGCGTGATTTCGATCTAAACAGCCATATTGCCCTTCTTCGCCGGGAATATTATCAGCGCATGATTGTGATGCGCGATTATTTAAATAATCTAGAAGGGTTTAGCTTTACAGAACCAAAGGGGGGAATGTTCTTCTGGGTCAAGGCGGATAAACAACTAGACATGACAGGGTTGCTTCCTGAAGCCGTGAGACATGGTGTGGCTTATGTTCCAGGAGCACCTTTTTATGTTGCAAACCCTCAAGAAAATACGTTCCGTCTGAACTTTACTCATTCTACACCTGATAAATTAAAGCTCGGAATGATGCGTCTGTCTGAGGTTTTAGGCAATGTAGGAAAATAG